Proteins from a single region of Catenulispora acidiphila DSM 44928:
- a CDS encoding ABC transporter ATP-binding protein → MSEVQVRGLTVEYQTTAGWLPAVADAGLDLRAGEITGLVGESGSGKSTLALALLNAVPAPGRIAAGSVEVAGVGDVTKLGGKQLRKARGGAIGYVFQASQNSLNPLTTIGRQLLDLGRSHEVADLRALIARARDLADRMGLDGQRVLDSYQHELSGGMRQRIGIVFALVLNAKVLILDEPTTALDMLSQASVLEIVRKVHDENQLSTLIITHDIGAISEIADRLAVMYGGRIVEDGPLLDVLRRPTHPYTKALIGATARITGDVEAARALPGRPPDLTTVARAGCVFRDRCPFAVAVCAEVEPELATWESGRRRACHVEPSTVLSGTAGAPAAVGEPA, encoded by the coding sequence GTGAGCGAGGTACAAGTACGCGGCCTGACGGTCGAGTACCAGACGACCGCCGGCTGGCTGCCCGCGGTGGCCGACGCCGGGCTGGACCTGCGCGCCGGGGAGATCACCGGCCTGGTCGGGGAGTCCGGCTCCGGTAAATCCACGCTCGCGCTGGCGCTGCTGAACGCGGTGCCGGCGCCCGGGCGGATCGCCGCCGGGAGCGTGGAGGTCGCCGGGGTCGGGGACGTCACCAAGCTGGGCGGCAAGCAGCTGCGCAAGGCCCGCGGCGGCGCGATCGGCTACGTGTTCCAGGCCTCGCAGAACTCGCTGAACCCGCTGACGACCATCGGCCGGCAGCTGCTGGACCTGGGACGCTCGCACGAGGTCGCCGACCTGCGTGCTCTGATAGCCCGGGCCAGGGACCTGGCGGACCGGATGGGCCTGGACGGCCAGCGGGTGCTGGACTCCTACCAGCACGAGCTCTCCGGCGGGATGCGCCAGCGCATCGGCATCGTCTTCGCGCTGGTCCTGAACGCCAAGGTGCTGATCCTGGACGAGCCGACCACCGCGCTGGACATGCTCTCCCAGGCCTCGGTGCTGGAGATCGTGCGCAAGGTGCACGACGAGAACCAGCTCAGCACCCTGATCATCACGCACGACATCGGCGCGATCTCCGAGATCGCCGACCGGCTGGCGGTGATGTACGGCGGGCGGATCGTCGAGGACGGCCCGCTGCTGGACGTCCTGCGCCGGCCCACGCACCCCTATACCAAGGCCCTGATAGGCGCCACGGCGCGCATCACCGGCGACGTGGAGGCGGCGCGGGCGCTGCCCGGGCGGCCGCCGGACCTGACCACCGTGGCGCGCGCCGGCTGCGTCTTCCGCGACCGCTGCCCGTTCGCGGTCGCGGTCTGCGCCGAGGTCGAGCCGGAGCTCGCGACCTGGGAGTCCGGGCGCCGCCGCGCGTGCCACGTCGAACCGTCCACCGTGCTCTCCGGGACCGCCGGGGCGCCCGCCGCCGTGGGAGAACCGGCATGA
- a CDS encoding ABC transporter ATP-binding protein: MIQARGITRTYQTHGAFTGARTVPALRGVDFTLPDGGAVSFIGESGCGKTTLGKILTGLETFDGGELIVDGVALSGLKPRQREKYFRRIQMIHQDPYSALNPTRTVEATLRDPLRMRAKERGASGGGGGDGEGEGGWRARAAELLTLVGLEPAAVLPKYPHQLSGGQRQRVVIARALTVDPEVLIADEAVSMIDVSMRLGILKLLRDLRSRLGISLVFITHDVATARYVGEGGELHVIYRGEVVERGLTDEVILAPVHPYTQCLLSAVPIMRGLEEPGPDRTAPTTALDERTPTPGCLFEPRCPFAQDQCAEKHPVLVPFGLDAVGESGAVGESNAAAAGPATDTGSENGSESGHVHACFYPESRRVVGVEVGAGSA, from the coding sequence ATGATCCAGGCCCGCGGCATCACCCGCACCTACCAGACCCACGGCGCCTTCACCGGCGCCCGGACCGTGCCGGCGCTGCGCGGTGTGGACTTCACGCTGCCCGACGGCGGCGCGGTGTCCTTCATCGGCGAGTCCGGCTGCGGCAAGACCACGCTGGGGAAGATCCTCACCGGACTGGAGACCTTCGACGGCGGCGAGCTGATCGTGGACGGCGTCGCGCTGTCCGGGCTCAAGCCGCGGCAGCGGGAGAAGTACTTCCGCAGGATCCAGATGATCCATCAGGACCCTTATTCGGCGCTGAACCCGACCCGCACGGTCGAGGCGACGTTGCGCGATCCGCTGCGGATGCGCGCGAAGGAGAGGGGCGCGAGCGGCGGCGGGGGCGGCGACGGCGAGGGCGAGGGCGGCTGGCGCGCGCGTGCCGCCGAGCTGCTGACGCTGGTCGGCCTCGAGCCGGCCGCCGTCCTGCCGAAGTACCCGCACCAGCTCTCCGGCGGGCAGCGGCAGCGCGTGGTCATCGCCCGGGCGCTGACCGTCGACCCGGAGGTGCTGATCGCCGACGAGGCGGTGTCGATGATCGACGTCTCGATGCGGCTGGGCATCCTGAAGCTGCTGCGCGATCTGCGCAGCCGGCTGGGGATCTCGCTGGTGTTCATCACGCACGACGTCGCCACCGCGCGCTACGTCGGCGAGGGCGGCGAGCTGCACGTGATCTACCGCGGCGAGGTGGTCGAGCGCGGGCTCACCGACGAGGTGATCCTGGCGCCGGTGCACCCCTACACGCAGTGCCTGCTCTCGGCGGTGCCGATCATGCGCGGGCTGGAGGAGCCGGGCCCGGACCGGACGGCGCCGACGACGGCGCTGGACGAGCGGACGCCGACGCCGGGGTGCTTGTTCGAGCCGCGGTGCCCGTTCGCGCAGGATCAGTGTGCTGAGAAGCATCCGGTGCTGGTGCCTTTCGGGCTAGACGCGGTGGGGGAGTCGGGCGCTGTGGGGGAGTCGAACGCCGCCGCCGCTGGTCCCGCCACCGATACCGGCTCCGAGAACGGCTCCGAATCCGGACACGTCCACGCCTGCTTCTACCCGGAGTCCCGGCGGGTGGTCGGCGTCGAGGTGGGAGCCGGCAGCGCGTGA
- a CDS encoding anhydro-N-acetylmuramic acid kinase, with the protein MRVLGLSSGTSHDAIDVALVDFRLDGETLVGRLEHVDHVPYPEDLRAQIVAALPPHPTDLGAVCRLDTGIGQAFAAAAWQAVQAAGPVDLVCSHGQTLFHWTEDGRVLGTLQLGQPAWIAERLGVPVVSDVRAADVAAGGQGAPLVSLLDLLLLRGLPGPVGALNLGGIANLTVVADPPVAFDVGPANALLDAACRQLTGKPYDRDGRLAAAGLVHPGLLAALMAEPYYTRRPPKTTGKELFHDAYLAAHIEAFPDLTPEDLMSTLATLTAMTVVDAVRSHAIVTLAVSGGGAENPELMKRIAKRLPDVHLVRSDAYKVPSDAKEAIAFALVGWFTAHGLPGTIPACTGAASERVLGRISPPARGALALPEAVEKAPRAVRFGG; encoded by the coding sequence GTGAGAGTCTTGGGACTGAGCTCCGGCACCTCCCACGACGCGATCGACGTCGCGCTGGTGGACTTCCGCCTGGACGGCGAGACGCTGGTCGGGCGGCTCGAGCACGTCGACCACGTCCCGTACCCCGAGGACCTGCGCGCGCAGATCGTCGCCGCGCTGCCGCCGCACCCGACCGACCTCGGCGCGGTCTGCCGCCTGGACACCGGCATCGGCCAGGCGTTCGCGGCGGCGGCGTGGCAGGCGGTGCAGGCCGCCGGTCCCGTGGACCTGGTCTGCTCGCACGGCCAGACCCTGTTCCACTGGACCGAGGACGGCCGGGTGCTCGGCACGCTGCAACTCGGGCAGCCGGCGTGGATCGCCGAACGCCTCGGCGTCCCGGTGGTCTCCGACGTCCGCGCCGCCGACGTCGCCGCCGGAGGTCAGGGCGCACCACTGGTCTCGCTCCTGGACCTGTTGCTGCTGCGCGGCCTGCCCGGCCCGGTCGGCGCACTGAACCTCGGCGGCATCGCGAACCTGACCGTGGTCGCCGACCCGCCGGTGGCCTTCGACGTCGGACCGGCCAACGCCCTGCTCGACGCCGCCTGCCGCCAACTGACCGGCAAACCCTACGACCGCGACGGCCGCCTCGCCGCCGCCGGCCTGGTCCACCCCGGCCTCCTCGCGGCCCTCATGGCAGAGCCCTACTACACCCGCCGCCCCCCGAAGACCACCGGCAAGGAACTCTTCCACGACGCCTACCTAGCCGCCCACATCGAGGCCTTCCCCGACCTCACCCCCGAAGACCTGATGTCGACCCTGGCGACCCTCACAGCGATGACAGTCGTCGACGCAGTCCGCTCCCACGCCATCGTGACCCTCGCCGTCTCCGGCGGCGGCGCCGAGAACCCCGAACTGATGAAGCGCATCGCCAAACGCCTCCCCGACGTCCACCTGGTCCGCTCAGACGCCTACAAAGTCCCCTCCGACGCCAAGGAAGCCATCGCCTTCGCCCTGGTCGGCTGGTTCACCGCCCACGGCCTCCCCGGCACGATCCCCGCCTGCACAGGCGCCGCCAGCGAACGCGTGCTGGGACGCATCAGCCCACCGGCGCGCGGGGCGCTGGCGCTGCCGGAGGCGGTGGAGAAGGCGCCTCGGGCGGTGCGGTTCGGGGGGTAG